The genomic segment GAAAGTGGTGATACAAAGATGACGGAAAAAAAGATAGAACAGATACGGGATATTCTCGGAACAAATCTTGTATTGATTGCGGAATATAACACCGGTGACGTAATAAGCACTCTTGTGGTCTGCAATAACCTTGATTTTGATACGCTAAAGAATCTCAAGCAACTTAAGGAAATACCTCTTGTTTTTACAAAAGAAGAGCTCACCAATGGTGTGGATGTCTTCCCAATTGAGTTCTTAAACATCAAGCTGCACCACAGTATGTTATTTGGTGAAGCTATCCTGAAAGATATTGTTATATTAAAGCCAAACCTTCGACAGCAGCTTGAATTTGAATTCAGGTCAAAGCTGATACATCTTCGTGAACAATATCTTCAATTTAAGGGCAAGGATATTGAAAATTTGATACTTTCCACAGTACCCACTCTCAGTCCGATAATTGGAGCACTCGTGTATCTTGGGGATATGGAAGATACAGAAAATATGGTAAAAAGTGTTTCACAGAAATATGGCATAGACCTGCACATACTGGAAGAGATACAGGATATTCGAAGCGGGAAGGCTAAATTTAAGAAAGATAAAGAGCAATATATCAAAGATTTGATACAAATATTGCGTGATTTTGGAAAGATTATTGATGAATATAAGGTGACATAATGAATTCAAAGAATATTTTACTTGGAGTTATTGGCGCGATAGTGTTAGTAGCGCTGCTGTTCGGAGGCTGGTTCTTATCCACATATAACGGTCTTGTTACCGCCCAGGAAGGAGTTGATGCAGGATGGGCACAGGTTGAAAGCCAGTACCAGAGGCGTGCTGACCTTATCCCGAACCTTGTCGCGACTGTGAAAGGTTTCGCAGCCCAGGAAGAGAATATATTCATTGAGGTGACAAAATACAGGAGCCAGTGGGGTGCGGCAAAAACACAGGAGGATAAGATAGAGGCTGCAAACGGTATGGATTCGGCGATTTCAAGGCTGCTTATGGTATCTGAGAACTATCCACAATTAAAGTCAAATGAGAACTTCCTTGCTCTACAGGCACAGCTTGAAGGCACTGAAAACCGAATCGCTGTGGAAAGGATGCGTTATAATGAAAACGTCAGGGATTACAATACGCGCATCAAAAAGATGCCTGCATCAATCGTTGCCGGAATGTATGGTTTTGGTCCGAGGTTATATTTCGAAGCTGATAAAGGCGCAGAAGTAGCGCCGAAAGTTAAATTTAACGAATAGGAAATTATAAACGCATATCCCTATCATGCGGATGAATTCAATAAACAACACTTATTGAGCATCAGGTAAAACGTAATCCCATGCCCGACTTCGATGTAACGGAAAAGCGCCCATGCATCAACATTTTCAAGATAGGCAATGCCTACTATTTCAAGCATTTCCTTAACGACCCAGACCTGTTCAGGGAACTGGAACCCTACTACGAAAAACCCAGATATCGGTTCAGGACGGCAACCGCGGGTGAGAGGAATAAGGTAATGAAGCTGTTGGATAAAAAAGGCTATGAACCCACGTTAATTGAAGATATAACACCGTTCCTGTAGCAATCAACAGGTACCAGAAATACGGTGAGCTTCTCAAGAACTCCATTGAAAGCTATCCATTAAAAGATAAAATCATACTCGTCATGAAAGACATGTTTTGGGTTGAACAGGCTATTGGCATGGGTGCAGTGGTAAAGGGATAGTTGGAACATAAACATAAAACGACTCCAACGAAAACAAACTTTCGCAAACCACATCTCCCAGGTCAACAACCCATCATAACGATAAATCGTTATATTTCCAGTGGAAATTATGGGGTTGAATCTCTTTACATAGATGCCCTTCTACAACCAATATTACTTTCACCCTGCTATCCAGACTCTTAAATAAACTCAGGTTTATTCGATAAAATCCGTCCATTCACTGGATGGGAAAAACGTATGGAGGGCAGGAGACAAAGCATAATCCAGATAGATGAGATTATCCTGCCAATAGAAAACGAAGGAGACTTTCTGGAAAACAGAATTAGTGTATAAAGACAATACAGGCAGTGAGAA from the Methanosarcinales archaeon genome contains:
- a CDS encoding LemA family protein — encoded protein: MNSKNILLGVIGAIVLVALLFGGWFLSTYNGLVTAQEGVDAGWAQVESQYQRRADLIPNLVATVKGFAAQEENIFIEVTKYRSQWGAAKTQEDKIEAANGMDSAISRLLMVSENYPQLKSNENFLALQAQLEGTENRIAVERMRYNENVRDYNTRIKKMPASIVAGMYGFGPRLYFEADKGAEVAPKVKFNE